The Benincasa hispida cultivar B227 chromosome 9, ASM972705v1, whole genome shotgun sequence genome has a segment encoding these proteins:
- the LOC120086188 gene encoding uncharacterized protein LOC120086188 encodes MEFDLLNRPHQHPLFFNEDGRKISGEVAYCSRCRQPLRPPAFTCSDSDCNFHIHQSCLHLPPQIHSPFHPFHPLLLKTNNHFCTVCWQMPSGHVYRCRKCNFQIDIKCVLTDTKSSGLRHISGDQFRHFSHRHPLTLQLEENRENGGKNRLVCFVCDLVIKSTPFYFCSQCDTHFHQRCAELPRQLYDVQFHQHPLFLLPNLSFANFLCDSCNNNCRKFVYSCPHPRHCKFNLHVACLQSFNHEHNFSTFRNAMDSFDCRVCGKKGNGFPWFCEICHVLAHRKCAKSPLTLRTFGHHFHDLTLTYFRDNIRNQIRYCKICGEKLEMKFAGYGCYECNYFTHLDCAETQRLDPQSTPMVDSTKDYSSTQNEEQDNEIRCSVHSHNLNFFLPEEIGGKGYRICDGCLKGLLSSSYGCPQCDFFVHKECAKLPKTKTHFLHQHLLTLISIPNFIFHCEACREYFHGFAYHCKSCLSTFDIRCTSIKIPFKHPGHQHPLSIDRTNEEHNCEACGAGVKNRVSFRCVSCNFYLDAKCATLPLTVRYRFDKHPLNLTFVEEEGVDEYYCDVCEEEREPWLWSYSCRTCSFVAHLSCVVGEFPFVKSKIHEAHRHPLSMVMKGKEQKNCGSCSESCDENLAFQCGTCKFNVHAIGRCYQQQLKQGKLAYTERNFYSRGVELYEQPTIYCPVRVPLRPYGGKGGNPWEEKVFSTIRAFVVYHQECVHAIQIYYEKNGKAVWSAKHGGDGGTKYEVAFDYPDEYLVSIHGSYSNVMELERVIIESLTLETNLRIYGPFGIENGTKFSIPTRRVKIIGIHGKCSSYLDSIGLLTLSTQE; translated from the exons GACGGAAGAAAAATCAGTGGAGAAGTAGCTTACTGCTCCCGTTGCCGTCAACCACTCCGGCCGCCGGCGTTCACCTGCTCCGACTCCGACTGCAACTTCCACATCCATCAATCATGCCTCCACCTTCCTCCTCAAATCCACTCCCCTTTCCACCCTTTCCACCCTCTTCTTCTAAAAACCAACAACCATTTCTGTACCGTCTGCTGGCAAATGCCTTCCGGCCACGTTTACCGATGCCGTAAATGCAATTTTCAAATCGACATCAAATGCGTCCTCACCGATACCAAATCCAGTGGCTTACGCCATATCTCCGGCGATCAGTTTCGACATTTCAGCCACCGACATCCATTAACTCTTCAACTAGAAGAAAACAGAGAAAACGGAGGAAAAAACAGATTGGTTTGTTTTGTGTGTGATTTGGTTATAAAATCAACCCCTTTTTACTTTTGCTCTCAATGTGACACTCATTTCCATCAACGATGCGCGGAATTACCACGTCAGTTGTACGATGTTCAATTTCATCAACACCCTTTATTTCTTCTTCCCAATCTTAGCTTCGCTAATTTCCTCTGTGATAGCTGCAATAACAACTGTAGAAAGTTTGTTTATAGTTGTCCTCATCCTCGCCACTGTAAATTCAATCTCCATGTAGCTTGTTTACAATCTTTCAATCACGAACATAACTTTTCCACGTTTCGGAATGCAATGGATTCTTTTGATTGTCGAGTTTGTGGTAAGAAAGGTAATGGATTCCCTTGGTTTTGTGAGATTTGCCATGTTTTAGCTCATAGAAAATGTGCTAAATCGCCATTAACACTAAGGACATTTGGACACCATTTTCATGATCTTACCCTCACTTACTTCCGTGATAATATCCGGAATCAAATTCGTTATTGTAAGATCTGCGGTGAGAAATTAGAGATGAAATTTGCTGGGTATGGTTGTTACGAATGCAATTACTTTACCCATTTGGATTGTGCCGAAACTCAACGTCTCGATCCACAATCCACACCCATGGTTGATTCGACAAAGGATTATTCTTCTACCCAAAATGAAGAACAGGACAATGAGATTCGATGTTCTGTTCACTCCCATAACTTGAATTTCTTCCTCCCTGAAGAGATTGGGGGAAAAGGATATAGAATTTGTGATGGGTGTTTAAAGGGTCTGTTAAGTTCATCTTATGGTTGTCCACAATGTGATTTCTTTGTCCACAAAGAATGCGCTAAATTGCCGAAAACCAAAACCCATTTCCTTCATCAGCACTTGCTTACTCTCATCTCAATCCCGAATTTCATCTTCCATTGCGAAGCTTGTCGCGAATACTTCCATGGCTTCGCCTACCACTGTAAAAGCTGTCTCTCGACATTCGACATTCGTTGCACTTCAATTAAAATCCCATTTAAACACCCGGGCCACCAACATCCCCTGTCTATTGACAGAACAAATGAAGAACACAATTGTGAAGCTTGTGGGGCAGGGGTGAAGAACAGAGTATCGTTCCGATGTGTCAGCTGCAACTTTTATTTGGATGCGAAATGTGCGACGCTACCACTTACAGTAAGATACAGATTCGATAAGCATCCGTTGAATTTGACATTTGTAGAGGAAGAGGGAGTAGATGAATATTACTGCGATGTttgtgaagaagaaagagagcCGTGGCTGTGGTCTTATAGCTGCCGAACGTGCAGTTTTGTGGCGCATTTGAGTTGTGTTGTTGGAGAGTTTCCGTTTGTGAAATCAAAGATTCATGAAGCTCATAGGCATCCGTTGAGTATGGTAATGAAAGGGAAGGAACAAAAGAATTGTGGGAGTTGCAGTGAATCATGTGATGAAAATTTGGCGTTTCAATGTGGAACTTGCAAGTTTAATGTCCATGCAATTGGACGTTGTTACCAGCAGCAGCTAAAACAGGGGAAGCTTGCTTATACAGAGCGGAATTTTTACTCTCGTGGAGTTGAACTCTATGAACAACCAACTATATA CTGCCCTGTTCGTGTACCATTGAGACCGTATGGAGGTAAAGGGGGGAATCCATGGGAAGAAAAGGTTTTCTCAACAATTAGGGCATTTGTTGTGTATCATCAAGAATGTGTCCATGCCATTCAAATTTATTATGAGAAGAATGGGAAGGCTGTTTGGTCGGCTAAGCATGGCGGAGATGGTGGAACCAAATATGAG GTTGCCTTTGATTATCCAGATGAGTATCTTGTTTCGATTCATGGCTCATATAGTAATGTAATGGAACTTGAGAGAGTTATTATTGAATCGTTGACACTAGAAAC